The sequence CAACAACCAATACACGTATGTCACGCCAGTGCCGTGGCACTTGTCCATCTCGGATGACCACGGCAAACTGGTGTTCACATCGTTCTTGTACGAAGAATTGCGCGGCATAAGGAAAGCGGTCGAACGCTGCGGTTTGGGAAAGGACTTCGTCGAGGCGGTATTCTGCGGGAATGGCAGACAATTGCTGGATAGCGTGCTGTAGGTAGAGGGGGTCTTCTTGGCATCGTGAGCCATATTCGCGGCTGTCACCGTGGGAGTGGCCGTGCACCCTGTCGAGACCGAGGACCCGCTGCATAATCCGTATAGGGGCTGGGTCTTTATCGGCCACGCGGTTCCCGGCGAGATCGGCGCAGGGCGTTCGGTCCCCAACGTGAAAAGCGGCAGTACTGGCCGTCTTATCCGGCCAATACCGCCACTGATTCCGAGTGCCCTACGGATGATTAATAGCGCGAACCGTATCCGCCACCGCCCCCACGGGGCCGGCGGGCTTCGCGTTCACGAGCCTGGTTCACGGTAAGCGTGCGCCCCTGCATCTCTTGCCCGTTAAGGGCATCGATGGCCGCCTGCGCTTCGGAGTTGTTCGGCATCTCGACGAAGCCGAA is a genomic window of Candidatus Hydrogenedentota bacterium containing:
- a CDS encoding RNA-binding protein — protein: MNIYVGNLSYDTDNAALRAMFEAHGAVEDARVIEDRQTGRSRGFGFVEMPNNSEAQAAIDALNGQEMQGRTLTVNQAREREARRPRGGGGGYGSRY